One Setaria italica strain Yugu1 chromosome I, Setaria_italica_v2.0, whole genome shotgun sequence DNA window includes the following coding sequences:
- the LOC101772315 gene encoding uncharacterized protein LOC101772315 has product MGNCIQQSSSSSGSRGAFAGEGRRPAAHQLQRSGGGRRRSASGDDEEEGQEGAAPPPPVVKMKMVLTKGELGWLVARLNAGDRRLEDVLHEMAACKREGRAGAADGWRPSLESIVECPAETATEAAAAANSADD; this is encoded by the coding sequence ATGGGCAACTGCATCCAGCAGAGCAGCAGTAGCAGCGGTAGCCGCGGCGCCTTCGCCGGAGAAggccgccgcccggcggcgcATCAGCtgcagaggagcggcggcggcaggagaagaagcgcatccggcgacgacgaggaggaaggccaagaaggggcggcgccgccgccgccggtggtgaagatgaagatggtgcTGACCAAGGGTGAGCTGGGGTGGCTTGTTGCCCGGCTCAATGCCGGCGACCGCCGCCTCGAGGACGTGCTCCACGAGATGGCGGCGTGCAAGCGCgagggccgcgccggcgccgccgacgggtGGCGGCCCAGCCTCGAGAGCATCGTCGAGTGCCCCGCCGAGACGGCGACggaggctgccgccgctgccaacTCCGCCGATGATTAG